A part of Saccharomonospora amisosensis genomic DNA contains:
- the ffh gene encoding signal recognition particle protein, with protein sequence MFDTLSDRLTSVLQNLRGKGKLSDADIDATAREIRIALLEADVALPVVRAFIGHVKERAKGAEVSQALNPAQQVVKIVNEELVAILGGETRRLNLAKNPPTVIMLAGLQGSGKTTLAGKLAMWLKKQGHAPLLVACDLQRPNAVTQLQVVGERAGVPTFAPEPGNGVGDPVDVARRSIDEAKRAQHDVVVVDTAGRLGVDEEMMRQAADIRDAVRPDETLFVVDAMIGQDAVTTAEAFRDGVGFSGVVLTKLDGDARGGAALSVRHVTGQPILFASNGEKLEDFDVFHPDRMASRILGMGDMLTLIEQAEQAFDQEKAEEAAAKLGAGELTLEDFLEQMLAVRKMGPIGNLLGMLPGAGQMKDQLAQVDDAHLDRLQAIIRGMTPEERANPKMINASRRQRIARGSGVAVRDVNDLVNRFFEARKMMQQMAGRFGFGGGPGAGKKNRKGKKGKKGKGRGPTQPKVRGGFPGGLPGGFPPAAGGGGMPDLSQLGGGLNDLPPGFDPAKLKLPKKK encoded by the coding sequence GTGTTCGACACACTCTCCGATCGGCTCACGTCGGTCCTGCAGAACCTGCGCGGCAAGGGCAAGCTCTCCGACGCGGACATCGACGCGACGGCAAGAGAGATCCGGATCGCTCTGCTCGAGGCCGACGTCGCCTTGCCGGTGGTGCGGGCCTTCATCGGGCATGTCAAGGAGCGCGCGAAGGGCGCCGAGGTCTCGCAGGCGCTCAACCCCGCCCAGCAGGTCGTCAAGATCGTCAATGAGGAACTCGTCGCGATCCTCGGCGGTGAGACCCGCAGGCTGAACCTTGCCAAGAACCCGCCGACGGTGATCATGCTCGCCGGTCTGCAGGGCTCCGGTAAGACCACGCTCGCCGGCAAGCTCGCGATGTGGCTGAAGAAGCAGGGCCACGCGCCGCTGCTGGTGGCGTGCGACTTGCAGCGACCCAACGCGGTCACCCAGCTTCAGGTGGTCGGCGAGCGGGCGGGAGTTCCGACGTTCGCGCCCGAACCGGGCAACGGCGTCGGTGACCCCGTCGACGTCGCCCGGCGATCCATCGACGAGGCCAAGCGTGCCCAGCACGACGTGGTGGTCGTCGACACCGCGGGCCGCCTCGGCGTGGACGAGGAGATGATGCGGCAGGCCGCCGACATCAGGGACGCGGTAAGGCCGGACGAAACGCTGTTCGTGGTGGACGCCATGATCGGTCAGGACGCCGTCACCACGGCTGAGGCGTTCCGCGACGGTGTCGGATTCTCCGGCGTCGTGCTCACCAAGCTCGACGGCGACGCTCGTGGTGGCGCGGCGCTGTCGGTGCGGCACGTCACCGGTCAGCCGATCCTGTTCGCCTCCAACGGGGAGAAGCTGGAGGACTTCGACGTCTTCCACCCCGACCGCATGGCCAGTCGCATCCTCGGTATGGGCGACATGCTCACCCTGATCGAGCAGGCGGAGCAGGCGTTCGACCAGGAGAAGGCGGAGGAGGCGGCCGCCAAACTCGGCGCCGGCGAGCTGACGCTTGAGGACTTCCTCGAACAGATGCTGGCCGTGCGCAAGATGGGGCCGATCGGCAACCTGCTCGGCATGCTGCCCGGTGCCGGGCAGATGAAGGACCAGCTCGCCCAGGTCGACGACGCGCACCTGGACCGGTTGCAGGCGATCATCCGAGGGATGACCCCCGAGGAGCGGGCCAACCCGAAGATGATCAATGCCTCGCGCAGGCAGCGGATCGCCCGCGGCTCTGGTGTCGCCGTACGGGACGTCAACGATCTGGTGAACCGCTTCTTCGAGGCCCGCAAGATGATGCAGCAGATGGCGGGCAGGTTCGGCTTCGGCGGCGGTCCCGGCGCAGGCAAGAAGAACCGCAAGGGCAAGAAGGGCAAGAAGGGCAAGGGGCGCGGTCCCACGCAGCCCAAGGTGCGTGGTGGCTTCCCCGGTGGCCTGCCGGGCGGCT
- the ku gene encoding non-homologous end joining protein Ku, with the protein MRTVWKGTIGLGSFAIPVKAYSATSEPGSGLIQVHTTDGGRLRYRRVCEVDGAEVPAEEIGKGYQSAGGDVVVLSEEELASLSGAAAESIRIHGFVRGEHIDPLLHAKSYYLEPEVSANKPYVLLCEALRLADRVAVVKVALRQRETLGVLRVADQVLVLQTLHWPQAVRGADFPFLHEDVDLRMAQVRAAANLIENLSGDFEPHRFTDGYSEALSALVEARLEGADVARPTEPAQEEGVVELLATLREHAQQRTDTDQLAARRTAVSRAEAAAGEAKQAERKARKAASKARAAPKGSH; encoded by the coding sequence ATGCGCACCGTGTGGAAGGGCACCATCGGCCTCGGCAGCTTCGCCATCCCGGTCAAGGCCTACAGCGCCACGTCCGAGCCGGGCTCCGGCCTGATACAGGTTCACACCACTGACGGCGGCAGGCTCAGGTACCGGCGGGTCTGCGAGGTGGACGGTGCCGAGGTGCCCGCCGAGGAGATCGGTAAGGGCTACCAGTCGGCGGGCGGGGATGTCGTCGTCCTCAGCGAGGAGGAACTCGCCTCGCTTTCGGGCGCGGCCGCGGAGTCGATCCGCATCCATGGCTTCGTGCGCGGCGAGCACATCGACCCGTTGCTGCACGCCAAGAGCTACTACCTGGAGCCGGAGGTCTCGGCCAACAAGCCGTACGTGTTGCTGTGCGAGGCGCTGCGGCTGGCGGACCGGGTGGCGGTGGTGAAAGTGGCGTTGCGGCAACGCGAAACGCTGGGTGTGCTGCGGGTGGCCGATCAGGTGCTGGTACTGCAAACCCTGCACTGGCCACAGGCGGTCCGCGGTGCGGATTTCCCTTTCCTGCACGAGGACGTGGACCTGCGGATGGCGCAGGTGAGGGCGGCGGCGAACCTGATCGAGAACCTGTCCGGCGACTTCGAGCCGCACCGTTTCACCGACGGCTACTCCGAGGCGCTCTCCGCACTCGTCGAGGCCAGGCTGGAAGGCGCGGACGTGGCGCGGCCAACCGAGCCCGCGCAGGAGGAGGGCGTGGTCGAGTTACTCGCGACCTTGCGGGAACACGCCCAGCAGCGCACCGACACCGACCAACTTGCCGCTCGGCGGACTGCCGTGAGCAGGGCAGAGGCGGCCGCGGGTGAGGCGAAGCAGGCCGAGCGTAAGGCCCGCAAGGCGGCGTCGAAAGCTCGCGCGGCGCCGAAGGGCAGCCACTGA
- a CDS encoding [protein-PII] uridylyltransferase — MVEGGLAEAANRLLEGHHGRLGAAALRAALVDLYEFWLSRAATAAGVDTAEPGVALVAVGGLGRREVVPFSDLDLVLVHDANPNVGEIADALWYPLWDARVGLDHSVRTPGEALKVATEDLRTAMGLLDARHIAGDQELTERLVAAARENWRRTARKRLPELVESTRARWRRSGELAQSAEPDLKYARGGLRDLGLLDAFAVAQLCDRPGQELRAARTLLLDVRTELRRELRRDRDVLGVAEAELVAGELELGDRFSLARKLSGAGRAVAYAVDVALRSAAEPPGSRFSRRPSRTPLDDGVVLHGSEVALARDAIPARDPGLLLRVAAASARTGNPIAPGTLRTLADSAPELRAPWPQQARQALTALLGAGEGLVDAVEALDRTGLWARLFPEWGAVRDLPPREPVHVWTVDRHLVRTCVEAARLTTTVSRPDLLLLGALLHDIGKGRDTDHSELGARIAAQVATRIGLQEADAALVSAMVRHHLLLPHTATRRDISELETVERVAKTMDGHAALLELLHALARADSLATGPGMWTEWKAGLIGELVERCRGLLHGKPLPAPEPIDETQRELVSAAARSAKGQVRITISGRLTDVVLAVPEGSQLLVPAAGVLALHSLQVHSAVLRSYPGGHVGVFTASPRFGSPPDTALLREQFARAVAGTLPLAAKLAEKESAYESPNLAGTVPRVLWFDEETSGHSTVVLELRAADRIGLLYRVAGALRECRAEVRWARVATLGTAVVDSFAVRPRHGNPDAAWRQRVERAVLAAAV; from the coding sequence GTGGTCGAAGGGGGGCTGGCCGAGGCGGCGAACCGGCTGCTGGAGGGTCACCACGGAAGGCTCGGCGCGGCGGCACTGCGAGCCGCGCTGGTCGACCTGTACGAGTTCTGGTTGAGCAGAGCCGCCACGGCGGCCGGCGTCGACACCGCCGAACCCGGTGTCGCGCTGGTCGCCGTCGGTGGCCTCGGCCGTCGCGAGGTCGTGCCGTTCTCGGACCTCGATCTCGTACTCGTCCACGACGCGAACCCGAACGTGGGCGAGATCGCCGACGCGCTGTGGTACCCGCTGTGGGACGCGAGGGTTGGGCTTGATCACTCGGTCCGCACACCGGGCGAGGCGCTCAAGGTCGCCACCGAAGACCTGCGCACCGCGATGGGACTGCTAGACGCCCGCCATATCGCGGGTGACCAGGAGCTCACCGAACGGCTGGTCGCAGCGGCGCGGGAAAACTGGAGACGCACCGCACGCAAGCGTTTGCCGGAACTGGTCGAGTCCACCAGGGCCCGCTGGCGGCGAAGCGGTGAACTCGCACAGTCCGCGGAGCCCGACCTGAAGTACGCCAGAGGTGGCCTGCGCGATCTCGGGCTGCTCGACGCGTTCGCCGTGGCGCAGCTTTGTGACCGGCCGGGGCAGGAGCTGCGGGCCGCCCGCACCTTGCTGCTCGACGTGCGCACCGAACTGCGCAGGGAGCTTCGGCGCGACCGCGACGTCCTCGGCGTGGCCGAAGCCGAGTTGGTGGCAGGCGAACTGGAGCTGGGTGATCGCTTCTCCCTCGCTCGCAAACTGTCCGGCGCGGGCAGAGCCGTCGCCTACGCCGTGGATGTGGCGCTGCGGTCGGCCGCCGAGCCGCCGGGGAGTCGCTTCTCCCGGCGGCCGAGCCGCACCCCGCTGGACGACGGGGTGGTGTTGCACGGCAGCGAGGTGGCGCTGGCCCGTGACGCGATACCCGCCCGCGACCCGGGATTGTTGCTGCGGGTCGCCGCCGCGTCGGCCCGAACGGGCAACCCCATCGCGCCCGGCACGTTACGCACCCTCGCAGACTCGGCCCCCGAACTGCGGGCGCCCTGGCCACAGCAGGCGAGGCAGGCGCTGACAGCCCTGCTCGGCGCAGGAGAGGGCCTTGTGGACGCGGTGGAGGCACTCGACCGCACGGGGCTGTGGGCACGGCTGTTCCCCGAGTGGGGCGCGGTGCGTGACCTTCCCCCACGCGAACCGGTGCACGTGTGGACGGTGGACCGCCATCTCGTGCGTACCTGCGTCGAGGCGGCCAGGCTCACCACCACCGTCTCGCGGCCGGACCTGTTGCTGCTGGGAGCACTGCTGCACGACATCGGAAAGGGCCGCGACACCGACCATTCCGAACTGGGCGCGCGTATCGCCGCACAGGTCGCCACCCGGATCGGGCTGCAGGAGGCGGATGCCGCGCTGGTGTCGGCGATGGTGCGTCACCATCTGCTGTTGCCTCACACGGCGACGCGTCGCGACATCAGCGAGCTGGAGACCGTGGAGCGGGTCGCCAAGACCATGGACGGCCACGCGGCGCTGTTGGAGTTGTTGCACGCGCTCGCGCGTGCCGACTCGCTGGCGACCGGACCGGGGATGTGGACGGAGTGGAAGGCAGGGCTGATCGGCGAGCTGGTCGAGCGTTGCCGGGGACTGCTACACGGAAAGCCGTTGCCCGCACCGGAACCCATCGACGAAACCCAGCGGGAGCTGGTTTCCGCCGCGGCGCGTTCGGCCAAGGGCCAGGTGCGCATCACGATCTCCGGCAGGCTGACCGACGTCGTGCTCGCCGTTCCGGAGGGATCGCAACTGCTCGTACCGGCCGCCGGTGTACTCGCATTGCACTCACTGCAGGTGCACTCCGCCGTGCTGCGCAGCTACCCCGGCGGCCACGTGGGTGTTTTCACCGCGTCGCCGAGGTTCGGCTCGCCGCCGGACACCGCGTTGCTACGTGAGCAGTTCGCCAGAGCGGTGGCGGGCACCCTGCCGTTGGCCGCGAAGCTGGCCGAGAAGGAAAGCGCCTACGAGTCGCCGAATCTGGCGGGCACGGTGCCAAGGGTGCTGTGGTTCGACGAGGAGACGTCCGGACACAGCACCGTCGTGCTCGAGCTGCGCGCGGCCGATCGAATCGGCCTGCTGTACCGGGTGGCTGGAGCGCTGCGGGAATGCCGGGCCGAGGTTCGCTGGGCGCGGGTGGCCACACTCGGCACGGCGGTGGTGGACTCCTTCGCCGTCCGGCCGCGTCACGGCAACCCGGACGCGGCTTGGCGACAACGGGTGGAGCGCGCCGTGCTGGCCGCCGCCGTGTGA
- a CDS encoding P-II family nitrogen regulator → MKLITAIVKPFTLDDIRSALEQLGVLGMTVSEVQGYGRQKGHTEVYRGAEYAVDFVAKLKVEVVTDDANVEKVIDAIVSSAHTGKIGDGKVWVSPVDTVIRVRTGERGADAL, encoded by the coding sequence ATGAAACTGATCACCGCGATCGTCAAGCCGTTCACGCTCGACGACATCCGCTCCGCGCTGGAACAACTCGGCGTGCTCGGCATGACGGTGAGCGAGGTGCAGGGTTACGGCAGGCAGAAGGGCCACACGGAGGTCTACCGCGGTGCCGAGTACGCGGTCGACTTCGTCGCGAAGCTGAAGGTCGAGGTGGTGACCGACGACGCCAACGTGGAGAAGGTCATCGACGCGATCGTCAGTTCCGCGCACACCGGCAAGATCGGTGACGGCAAGGTGTGGGTCAGTCCGGTCGACACCGTCATCAGGGTCAGAACCGGTGAACGTGGCGCGGATGCGCTCTAG
- a CDS encoding ammonium transporter: MEGNTAWLLTSAALVLLMTPGLAFFYGGMVRSKSVLNMLMMCFGAIGVIGVLWMVFGYSMAYGSDIGGLLGNPLDFIGLSGLMTPEGDPTAGTVDVAFQAMFAIITVALIAGAVADRMKFGAWLLFGALWATLVYFPVAHWVWGDGGWIGELGALDFAGGTAVHINAGAAALGLVLVLGKRVGWPKEAMKPHNLPYVMLGAGLLWFGWFGFNAGSAYAADGVAGIAFVNTVTATCAAMLGWLLLERLRDGKATSLGAASGVVAGLVAITPACAYVDTWGALAIGATAGVLCALAVGLKYRLGYDDSLDVVGVHLVGGLVGTVMLGFVATASVVGEDGVNGLFYGGGADQLGIQVISALAVMVYSAVVAVILGFIVKAVTGGRVSAEDEVSGIDEAEHAETAYDFAGGRGGRPASVDASVVSGNAKKLEESKS, encoded by the coding sequence GTGGAAGGAAATACGGCCTGGTTGCTCACCAGTGCCGCTCTGGTACTGCTGATGACACCGGGATTGGCCTTCTTCTACGGAGGCATGGTGCGCTCCAAGAGCGTGCTGAACATGCTGATGATGTGCTTCGGCGCCATCGGCGTCATCGGTGTGTTGTGGATGGTGTTCGGCTACTCGATGGCCTACGGCAGCGACATCGGCGGGTTGCTGGGCAACCCACTCGACTTCATCGGCCTTTCCGGGCTCATGACGCCGGAAGGGGATCCGACCGCGGGCACCGTGGACGTCGCCTTCCAAGCGATGTTCGCCATCATCACCGTCGCCCTGATCGCCGGTGCCGTCGCCGACCGGATGAAGTTCGGCGCCTGGTTGCTGTTCGGCGCGTTGTGGGCCACCCTGGTCTACTTCCCGGTCGCCCACTGGGTGTGGGGCGACGGCGGCTGGATCGGCGAGTTGGGTGCACTGGACTTCGCCGGCGGCACCGCCGTGCACATCAACGCGGGCGCCGCGGCGCTCGGCCTCGTGCTGGTTCTCGGCAAGCGGGTCGGCTGGCCGAAGGAAGCCATGAAGCCGCACAACCTGCCCTACGTGATGCTCGGCGCGGGTCTGCTGTGGTTCGGCTGGTTCGGGTTCAACGCGGGCTCGGCCTACGCCGCCGACGGCGTCGCCGGTATCGCGTTCGTCAACACCGTCACGGCCACCTGCGCCGCGATGCTCGGCTGGCTGCTGCTGGAGCGGCTGCGGGACGGCAAGGCCACCAGCCTGGGCGCGGCCTCCGGCGTGGTCGCGGGGCTGGTCGCGATCACCCCGGCGTGTGCCTACGTCGACACCTGGGGCGCACTCGCGATCGGCGCCACCGCCGGTGTGCTGTGCGCGCTGGCCGTCGGCCTGAAGTACCGCCTCGGCTACGACGACTCGCTCGACGTCGTCGGTGTGCACCTCGTCGGCGGCCTCGTCGGCACGGTGATGCTCGGCTTCGTCGCCACGGCGAGCGTCGTGGGTGAGGACGGCGTCAACGGCCTGTTCTACGGCGGCGGTGCCGACCAACTCGGCATTCAGGTGATCAGCGCCCTCGCGGTGATGGTGTACTCGGCCGTCGTGGCGGTCATCCTCGGCTTCATCGTCAAGGCGGTGACCGGCGGTCGCGTCAGCGCCGAGGACGAGGTGTCCGGTATCGATGAGGCCGAACACGCCGAGACCGCCTACGACTTCGCAGGCGGCAGGGGCGGCAGGCCCGCGTCGGTCGACGCCAGCGTGGTGAGTGGCAACGCCAAGAAGCTCGAGGAGAGCAAGTCATGA
- a CDS encoding putative RNA methyltransferase, with protein sequence MTSPKTSAKSLPSAVVAALRCSVCGERLRHGDHWLRCDRGHSFDIARQGYVNLLHAKIPAKTADTGEMVAARVRFLEAGYYTPLADLLADRAEEAGCDFVVDAGAGTGYYLARVLRRLPNAIGLALDVSAAALRRAARAHPRLGAAVWNLWQPWPVSSGVADVLLNVFAPRNPGEFHRVLRPGGTLLVVAPGQRHLDGLADTLGLLDVADDKQRRLTDALAQGFTPHGEDRLDGTVTLTPEQARAAVLMGPNAHHLHRGGLAARLDAIREPIEVTTSFRVSSYRRLG encoded by the coding sequence ATGACCTCGCCGAAGACCTCCGCGAAGTCGCTACCGTCCGCGGTCGTGGCGGCCCTTCGCTGCTCCGTCTGTGGCGAGCGGCTGCGGCATGGCGATCACTGGCTGCGATGCGACCGGGGGCATTCGTTCGACATCGCCCGGCAGGGCTACGTCAACCTGCTGCACGCCAAGATCCCCGCCAAGACGGCGGACACCGGCGAGATGGTCGCGGCGCGGGTGCGGTTCCTGGAAGCCGGGTACTACACGCCACTGGCCGACCTGCTTGCCGACCGCGCGGAGGAAGCGGGCTGCGACTTCGTGGTCGACGCGGGCGCCGGCACCGGCTACTACCTGGCGCGGGTACTGCGGCGCCTCCCCAACGCGATCGGCCTCGCGCTCGACGTCTCGGCGGCGGCACTGCGCAGGGCAGCCAGAGCGCATCCCCGCCTCGGAGCGGCCGTGTGGAACCTGTGGCAGCCGTGGCCGGTGTCTTCCGGCGTGGCCGACGTGTTGCTCAACGTGTTCGCTCCGCGCAATCCCGGTGAATTCCACCGGGTTCTGCGGCCGGGTGGCACGCTGCTGGTGGTCGCGCCGGGACAGCGCCACCTCGACGGGCTCGCCGACACCCTGGGGCTGCTGGACGTGGCCGATGACAAGCAGCGGCGCCTCACCGACGCGCTCGCGCAGGGATTCACCCCTCACGGAGAGGACCGGCTGGACGGCACGGTGACGCTCACCCCCGAGCAGGCCCGCGCGGCCGTGCTGATGGGGCCGAACGCGCACCATCTGCACCGGGGCGGTCTCGCCGCGCGCCTCGACGCGATTCGCGAGCCGATCGAGGTGACGACGTCGTTTCGGGTCTCGAGTTACCGCAGGCTCGGATGA
- a CDS encoding (2Fe-2S)-binding protein, with protein MSTRVRATVLADDAWLVADLERARRLYGRAGARVLGTIRWYSASSVLVAPALEPFVHTGIARDPSLEAVTLDMHPDGRYLDAESDRSLEGGIERLAEALGAALDAAISAAARVSGATARSLWAIATDSVANRMLWAGSATAAPERAIRLAEALAEAVGGPMPRPRFEFVGERPVVRRCSCCLIYEAKLPEVQKCASCPRQPPQERAQRLRALLG; from the coding sequence ATGAGTACCAGGGTGCGGGCCACCGTGCTCGCGGACGACGCGTGGCTGGTCGCCGACCTGGAACGGGCGCGGCGGCTGTACGGGCGCGCGGGAGCGCGGGTGCTCGGCACCATCCGGTGGTACTCGGCCTCGTCGGTGCTCGTGGCGCCCGCGCTGGAGCCGTTCGTCCACACCGGGATCGCCAGAGACCCTTCGCTTGAGGCCGTCACGCTCGACATGCACCCCGACGGCCGCTACCTCGACGCGGAATCCGACCGGAGCCTCGAAGGCGGGATCGAACGGCTTGCCGAAGCGCTCGGTGCCGCGCTCGACGCGGCGATCAGCGCGGCGGCACGGGTCAGCGGCGCCACTGCGAGGTCGTTGTGGGCCATCGCGACCGACTCGGTGGCCAACCGGATGCTGTGGGCGGGTTCGGCCACAGCGGCGCCGGAGCGGGCGATCCGGCTGGCGGAGGCGCTTGCCGAGGCCGTAGGCGGCCCGATGCCCCGGCCGCGGTTCGAGTTCGTCGGCGAGCGACCCGTGGTGCGGCGCTGCTCGTGCTGCCTGATCTACGAGGCGAAACTGCCTGAAGTCCAAAAATGCGCGAGCTGTCCCCGGCAGCCACCGCAGGAGCGTGCCCAGCGGCTGCGCGCGCTGCTGGGCTGA
- a CDS encoding O-acetylhomoserine aminocarboxypropyltransferase/cysteine synthase family protein has protein sequence MSERDWGFRTRALHAGGTPDPETGARAVPIYQTTSFVFDDAADAANLFALQKYGNIYSRIGNPTVAAFEERMASLEGGIGGVATGSGQAAEFLTFAALAEAGEHIVSASGLYGGTVTQLDGTLRRFGIDTTFVSETDRDSGESFAAAITGKTRLLFTEVIGNPSGNIADIAALADVAHAHDIPLVVDATLATPYLCRPIEHGADIVLHSATKFLGGHGTTLGGVVVESGRFDWGNGKFPRMTEPVASYGGLRYWENFGEFAFCTRLRAEQLRDIGAVLSPHSAFLLLQGVETLPQRMDGHVANAKAVAEYLAADPRVAWVSYAGLAEHPHADRARRYLPLGPGAVFSFGIKGGRAAGERFVESVELLSHLANVGDARTLVIHPASTTHQQLSDEQLRAAGVGPDLIRLSVGLEDLDDILWDIDQALGKAVAA, from the coding sequence ATGAGCGAACGTGATTGGGGTTTTCGCACCCGCGCGCTGCATGCGGGAGGCACACCTGACCCCGAGACCGGCGCGAGAGCGGTGCCGATCTACCAGACGACCAGTTTCGTGTTCGACGACGCCGCCGACGCCGCGAACCTGTTCGCGCTGCAGAAGTACGGCAACATCTACAGCCGCATCGGCAACCCCACCGTGGCCGCGTTCGAGGAGCGGATGGCGAGCCTGGAAGGCGGGATCGGCGGCGTGGCCACCGGCAGCGGGCAGGCCGCGGAGTTCCTGACTTTCGCCGCGCTGGCCGAGGCAGGCGAGCACATCGTGTCGGCAAGCGGTCTCTACGGCGGCACGGTGACCCAACTCGACGGTACGTTGCGACGCTTCGGCATCGACACGACGTTCGTCTCCGAGACGGATCGCGACAGCGGCGAAAGCTTCGCCGCCGCGATCACCGGTAAGACGCGCCTGCTGTTCACCGAGGTGATCGGCAATCCAAGCGGGAACATCGCCGACATCGCCGCGCTGGCAGACGTCGCGCACGCGCACGACATCCCGCTCGTCGTGGACGCCACGCTGGCCACCCCTTACCTGTGCAGGCCCATCGAGCACGGCGCGGACATCGTGCTGCACTCGGCAACCAAGTTCCTCGGCGGTCACGGCACCACGCTCGGCGGGGTCGTCGTCGAGTCGGGACGGTTCGACTGGGGCAACGGCAAGTTCCCACGCATGACCGAGCCGGTCGCCAGCTACGGCGGGCTTCGGTACTGGGAGAACTTCGGTGAGTTCGCCTTCTGCACCAGGCTGCGCGCCGAGCAGTTGCGCGACATCGGTGCCGTGCTCTCGCCACACTCGGCGTTCCTGCTGTTGCAGGGCGTCGAGACGCTGCCACAGCGCATGGACGGCCACGTCGCCAACGCCAAGGCGGTGGCCGAGTACCTCGCGGCCGACCCTCGGGTGGCGTGGGTCAGCTATGCCGGGTTGGCCGAGCACCCGCATGCCGACCGGGCGCGGCGGTACCTGCCGCTCGGCCCCGGTGCGGTGTTCTCGTTCGGCATCAAGGGTGGCCGCGCCGCGGGCGAGCGGTTCGTGGAGTCGGTGGAGCTGCTCTCCCATCTCGCCAACGTCGGCGACGCGAGGACGTTGGTCATCCATCCCGCTTCGACGACACACCAGCAACTGTCCGACGAGCAGTTGCGGGCGGCCGGTGTCGGTCCCGATCTGATCCGGCTCTCGGTGGGCCTGGAAGACCTCGACGACATCCTCTGGGACATCGACCAGGCGCTGGGCAAGGCGGTGGCGGCATGA
- a CDS encoding CoA-binding protein — protein sequence MSIDPNPNGWTSPTARQRQALLSRTESVTLVGASANPARPSYFVATYLLSSTRYRVNFVNPRLDELLGRPVYPSLADVPGGVDLVSVFRKPQDLPGVAEEVIAAGARTLWLQLGLWHEPVAARAARAGLDVVMDRCVKIEHARFAGGLHLAGFNTGVVSSRRRQPM from the coding sequence ATGAGTATCGACCCGAATCCGAACGGGTGGACCTCGCCGACGGCTCGGCAACGGCAGGCCTTGCTGTCGCGCACCGAGTCGGTGACTCTCGTCGGAGCATCGGCCAACCCCGCGCGCCCCAGCTACTTCGTGGCCACCTACCTGCTGTCCTCCACCCGTTACCGCGTCAACTTCGTCAACCCCAGGCTCGACGAACTGCTCGGGCGGCCGGTGTACCCGTCACTGGCCGACGTGCCGGGCGGAGTGGACCTCGTGAGCGTGTTCCGCAAGCCGCAAGACCTGCCAGGGGTCGCGGAGGAGGTCATCGCCGCCGGTGCGCGCACGCTGTGGTTGCAGTTGGGGTTGTGGCACGAGCCGGTGGCGGCCCGCGCGGCGCGGGCAGGTCTGGACGTGGTGATGGACCGCTGCGTCAAGATCGAGCACGCGCGGTTCGCCGGTGGGCTGCACCTGGCCGGGTTCAACACCGGGGTGGTCAGTTCCCGCCGCCGTCAGCCGATGTGA